One region of Candidatus Hydrogenedentota bacterium genomic DNA includes:
- a CDS encoding 3-deoxy-7-phosphoheptulonate synthase, which translates to MRTVENLNVLSFKPLVPPALMKEEVPLSAEASETVAAAREEVSAILDLKDPRLLVIVGPCSIHDREAALEYAGRLNALRRELADRMCIAMRVYFEKPRTTVGWKGLINDPDLDGSYDVEKGIRKAREILAGIVGLGLPAASEILDPIIPQYIADLLAWVSIGARTSESQTHRELASGMSMAVGFKNSTDGWLQVAIDAILAASWPHHFLGIDSEGRSSVVATQGNPYGHIILRGGRSGPNYDPVSVISAEEQLAAAGLKPRIMVDCSHANCGKRPHLQAHVLRDVVQQRVEGNRSLIGVMLESNLKEGCQKLTSDPSKLEYGKSITDPCLDWETTERLLREAHAKLGACAGCERRQGT; encoded by the coding sequence ATGCGCACTGTTGAGAATTTGAACGTCCTGTCTTTCAAGCCGCTGGTGCCCCCGGCGTTGATGAAGGAGGAGGTCCCCCTGAGCGCGGAGGCCAGCGAAACCGTGGCCGCCGCGCGCGAGGAGGTCTCGGCCATCCTCGACCTGAAAGACCCGCGCCTCCTGGTCATCGTCGGCCCCTGCTCGATTCATGACCGGGAGGCGGCGCTGGAGTATGCGGGACGGCTGAACGCGCTGCGGCGCGAACTGGCCGACCGGATGTGCATCGCCATGCGGGTGTATTTTGAAAAGCCCCGCACGACCGTCGGCTGGAAGGGCCTCATCAACGACCCCGACCTCGACGGCAGCTACGATGTGGAGAAGGGCATCCGCAAGGCGCGCGAGATACTGGCGGGCATTGTGGGGCTCGGCCTGCCCGCGGCCAGCGAGATTCTGGACCCCATCATCCCGCAGTACATCGCCGACCTGCTGGCGTGGGTCTCCATCGGCGCGCGCACCAGCGAGTCGCAGACCCACCGCGAGCTCGCCAGCGGCATGTCCATGGCCGTGGGCTTCAAGAACAGCACGGACGGCTGGCTGCAGGTGGCCATTGACGCCATTCTCGCCGCCTCATGGCCGCACCACTTCCTCGGCATTGACAGCGAGGGCCGGTCCAGCGTGGTGGCCACCCAGGGCAACCCCTACGGCCACATCATCCTGCGCGGCGGGCGCTCCGGCCCCAACTACGACCCCGTCAGCGTCATCAGCGCCGAGGAGCAGCTTGCGGCGGCCGGGCTCAAGCCGCGCATCATGGTGGATTGCAGCCACGCGAACTGCGGCAAGCGCCCGCACCTCCAGGCCCACGTCCTGCGCGACGTGGTCCAGCAGCGCGTCGAGGGGAACCGCTCCCTCATCGGCGTGATGCTTGAAAGCAACCTGAAAGAGGGCTGCCAGAAACTGACCAGCGACCCGTCGAAACTGGAGTACGGGAAGAGCATCACCGACCCCTGCCTGGACTGGGAGACAACGGAGCGGCTCCTGCGCGAGGCCCACGCCAAGCTGGGCGCCTGCGCCGGCTGCGAACGCCGCCAGGGAACGTGA
- the rhaM gene encoding L-rhamnose mutarotase, which translates to MTRNAFVMKLKPGFEAEYKRRHDELWPEMADMLRDAGISDYSIFLDPATGNLFAVQKLADGNTAAALPGTDAVKKWWAYMADIMETNPDNSPVAAPLTEVFHLD; encoded by the coding sequence ATGACCCGCAACGCCTTTGTGATGAAACTGAAACCGGGCTTCGAGGCGGAATACAAACGCCGCCACGACGAACTCTGGCCGGAAATGGCGGACATGCTCCGCGATGCGGGCATATCGGACTACTCCATCTTCCTGGACCCGGCCACGGGGAACCTCTTCGCGGTGCAGAAGCTCGCCGACGGCAACACGGCGGCGGCGCTGCCCGGCACGGACGCCGTGAAGAAGTGGTGGGCCTACATGGCCGACATCATGGAGACGAATCCGGACAACTCCCCCGTGGCCGCGCCGCTCACGGAGGTTTTCCACCTTGACTAG
- the hslV gene encoding ATP-dependent protease subunit HslV, which translates to MNPPQFHATTVLAVRKDGMVAIGGDGQVTLGDTIMKGNASKVRRLAGDSVLAGFAGAVSDAFTLFDRFEGKLKEHNGNLLRAAVELGKEWRTDKYLRQLNAMLAVCDRETSLLVAGTGEIIEPEDGILAIGSGGPYALAAARALTAHTELDARGVVGEALRIAAGICIYTNTNIRVETL; encoded by the coding sequence ATGAACCCGCCCCAGTTCCACGCCACCACCGTCCTCGCCGTCCGCAAGGACGGCATGGTCGCCATCGGCGGCGACGGCCAGGTCACCCTGGGCGACACGATCATGAAGGGCAACGCCAGCAAGGTGCGGCGGCTGGCCGGGGACTCCGTGCTGGCGGGATTCGCGGGCGCCGTGTCCGACGCCTTCACGCTCTTTGACCGCTTCGAGGGCAAACTGAAGGAGCACAACGGCAACCTGCTGCGCGCCGCCGTCGAGCTGGGCAAGGAGTGGCGCACGGACAAGTACCTCCGCCAGTTGAACGCCATGCTCGCCGTGTGCGACCGCGAGACCTCCCTGCTGGTCGCGGGCACGGGCGAAATCATCGAGCCGGAGGACGGCATCCTCGCCATCGGCTCCGGCGGGCCCTACGCCCTGGCGGCGGCCCGCGCACTCACCGCGCACACGGAACTCGACGCGCGCGGCGTGGTCGGGGAGGCCCTGCGCATCGCCGCGGGCATCTGCATCTACACCAACACCAACATCCGCGTGGAGACGCTGTAG
- a CDS encoding alpha/beta hydrolase, which yields MNEAGSHPVEMLHRPGAMLRVRPKIRGHFLQEFNHVYAEARGAGLVMDVFRPAGRANGLGVVDVVSGGWRSDRLLLNEHLGFGLCDALCAAGFTVFAVSPGSAGLFDGRALVLHVHAALRHIKERAAEWGVDPERLALAGVSAGGHLAALAALSPQKARPAGRDPYHRHDTSARAALLFFPPTDLLDFNGHRMDRVHLSEIENHELLFRGGTHGRTEEEIIGRLRELSPVHAAAQFAERHPGQTPPPFLLVHGDADPLVPLNQSERLVAALRAAGGAAELLVRPGGGHPWPDPGPELSAAVRWLDGALR from the coding sequence ATGAACGAGGCGGGGTCGCACCCCGTTGAAATGCTGCACCGCCCGGGCGCCATGCTCCGGGTCCGCCCGAAAATCCGCGGGCACTTTCTCCAGGAGTTCAACCATGTCTACGCCGAGGCGCGCGGCGCGGGCCTGGTCATGGACGTGTTCCGCCCCGCCGGCCGCGCCAACGGCCTTGGTGTGGTGGACGTGGTGAGCGGCGGCTGGCGCTCGGACAGGCTGCTGCTCAACGAGCATCTGGGCTTCGGCCTGTGCGACGCGCTGTGCGCGGCGGGTTTCACCGTCTTCGCCGTCTCCCCCGGCTCCGCCGGGCTCTTCGACGGGCGCGCCCTGGTGCTGCATGTCCACGCGGCGCTGCGGCATATAAAAGAGCGCGCCGCCGAATGGGGCGTCGATCCTGAGCGTCTGGCCCTGGCCGGGGTCTCCGCGGGCGGGCACCTCGCCGCGCTTGCGGCGCTGAGCCCCCAAAAGGCGCGGCCCGCGGGCCGCGACCCGTACCACCGCCACGACACCTCGGCGCGCGCGGCCCTTCTGTTTTTTCCGCCCACGGACCTGCTCGACTTCAACGGCCACCGGATGGACCGCGTCCACCTTTCGGAGATCGAAAACCACGAGCTGCTTTTCCGGGGCGGAACGCACGGGCGGACGGAGGAGGAGATCATCGGGCGGCTGCGCGAACTCTCCCCGGTCCACGCGGCGGCGCAGTTCGCGGAGCGCCACCCCGGCCAGACACCGCCGCCGTTCCTTCTCGTGCACGGGGACGCGGACCCGCTGGTGCCGCTGAACCAGTCAGAGCGCCTGGTGGCGGCGCTGCGCGCCGCCGGGGGCGCCGCGGAACTGCTGGTGCGGCCCGGCGGCGGGCACCCCTGGCCCGACCCGGGGCCTGAACTGTCCGCGGCGGTCCGGTGGCTGGACGGCGCGCTGAGGTAA
- a CDS encoding alpha/beta fold hydrolase produces the protein MNRTRLLAVFMFLFAGLLVCGAAAAQGKPYDLSKDIQYNEVKGRPMLVNIYKPNGQNANPFYKPGDAGKGLGLIDVISGGWNSSPGRENEHLQAGVFDILCSGGYTVFAVRVGSLPDFNGLEITENLQYGIRWVKEHAAEYGVDPDRLGLMGASAGGHLSLLAMLRAVEGDPKAEDPVLRHGTQVRAVAAFFPPTNFLNWGGGPVSYSREPSLMFTEGLDGKTEEDLRARMEALSPALQAKPGMPPVFLIHGDSDPIVPLDQSEQMVAALKEKGNEASLVVKKDGGHFWLTIPEEILLIRGWFDTHLAK, from the coding sequence ATGAATCGCACGCGCCTTCTTGCCGTGTTTATGTTCCTGTTCGCGGGCCTGCTGGTGTGCGGCGCCGCCGCCGCGCAGGGCAAGCCCTATGACCTGAGCAAGGACATCCAGTACAACGAGGTGAAGGGGCGCCCGATGCTGGTGAACATCTACAAGCCCAACGGGCAAAACGCCAACCCCTTTTACAAGCCGGGCGACGCGGGCAAGGGGCTGGGCCTGATTGACGTGATCAGCGGCGGCTGGAACAGCAGTCCCGGACGCGAGAACGAGCACCTTCAGGCGGGTGTCTTCGACATCCTCTGCTCGGGCGGCTACACCGTGTTCGCCGTGCGCGTGGGCTCGCTGCCGGACTTCAACGGGCTTGAGATTACGGAAAACCTCCAATACGGCATACGGTGGGTCAAGGAGCACGCCGCCGAGTACGGCGTGGACCCGGACCGGCTCGGCTTGATGGGCGCGTCGGCCGGGGGCCACCTGTCGCTGCTGGCGATGCTGCGGGCCGTGGAGGGCGACCCGAAGGCGGAAGACCCCGTGCTGCGGCACGGGACGCAGGTCCGCGCCGTGGCCGCCTTCTTCCCGCCGACCAATTTCCTGAACTGGGGCGGCGGCCCCGTGTCCTACAGCCGGGAGCCGTCCCTGATGTTCACCGAGGGCCTGGACGGCAAGACGGAGGAGGATCTTCGCGCGCGCATGGAGGCGCTTTCCCCGGCGCTCCAGGCGAAGCCCGGCATGCCGCCGGTCTTCCTGATCCACGGCGACTCGGACCCGATTGTCCCCCTGGACCAGTCGGAGCAGATGGTGGCGGCGCTCAAGGAGAAGGGGAACGAGGCCTCGCTGGTGGTGAAGAAGGACGGCGGCCATTTCTGGCTGACCATCCCCGAGGAAATCCTCCTCATCCGGGGCTGGTTTGACACGCACCTCGCCAAGTGA